Proteins encoded together in one Impatiens glandulifera chromosome 1, dImpGla2.1, whole genome shotgun sequence window:
- the LOC124920419 gene encoding stemmadenine O-acetyltransferase-like, with the protein MNMKIDIISKELIKPNSPTPSSLRTLNLSFLDLLNPPIFYSLLLFYSSFDPHPSNNLTKLLKTSLSNTLNFFYPLAGRLKVGESSIDCHDQGVNYVETRVHGYISDLTGDPRPDILKKLVVKNENSNYEELLSIQVNLFECGGLAIGVSLSHIVGDADSLCSFVRGWATGFVLPRFISAELFPPRKANRIVIPRTIPSNESDRIVTRNFVFDASSIAKLKALVGLEYMTTVEALTGLVWKCAARESGKLVAFHAVNIRRRMVPRAPEDVFGNMLLMAFMVYDEKASLRETVAVVKEAIGKIDREYIGARLGKDGLEVNLKSAGRIGEIVSNKDVRVLRFSSWCKFPLYEVDFGWGKPIWASPVGLNVKDSIFLLDSKSKGGVEVWVNMEKEDMDLFVRNLLMFSLLS; encoded by the coding sequence atgaatatgaAGATTGACATAATCTCTAAAGAGTTAATCAAACCTAACTCTCCCACACCATCTTCCTTAAGAACCCTAAATCTTAGTTTCTTGGATCTTCTTAATCCTCCCATTTTTTActctcttcttctcttctaCTCCTCTTTTGATCCCCATCCATCTAATAATCTCACAAAACTCTTAAAAACTTCTCTATCAAATACTCTCAATTTCTTTTACCCGCTCGCAGGTAGATTGAAAGTCGGCGAATCCTCTATTGATTGTCACGATCAAGGCGTGAATTATGTCGAGACGCGGGTCCACGGTTACATCTCTGACTTAACCGGAGACCCACGCCCTGATATACTTAAAAAGTTAGTCGTAAAAAATGAGAATTCCAACTATGAAGAACTATTATCAATTCAAGTCAACTTATTCGAATGCGGCGGTTTAGCTATTGGAGTTAGCTTATCTCACATAGTAGGTGATGCGGATTCCCTATGCTCCTTTGTTAGAGGATGGGCGACCGGCTTTGTTCTGCCAAGATTCATCTCGGCCGAACTCTTCCCACCGAGGAAGGCCAACCGAATTGTCATCCCACGAACTATACCTTCTAATGAAAGTGACAGAATTGTCACTAGAAATTTCGTCTTTGATGCTTCCTCGATTGCGAAACTTAAAGCTTTGGTGGGATTGGAATATATGACAACCGTGGAGGCCTTAACCGGTCTTGTTTGGAAATGTGCGGCTCGTGAGTCGGGGAAGTTGGTGGCATTCCATGCGGTTAACATAAGACGGAGGATGGTCCCAAGGGCACCTGAGGATGTCTTCGGAAACATGTTGTTGATGGCTTTTATGGTTTACGATGAGAAAGCAAGTTTGCGTGAGACGGTGGCGGTGGTGAAGGAGGCGATTGGGAAGATTGACAGGGAGTATATTGGGGCGCGATTAGGGAAGGACGGTTTGGAAGTGAATTTGAAGAGTGCGGGGAGGATTGGAGAGATTGTGTCGAACAAAGATGTGAGAGTTTTAAGGTTTAGTAGTTGGTGCAAGTTTCCTCTATACGAGGTTGATTTTGGGTGGGGAAAACCTATTTGGGCGAGCCCGGTAGGGTTGAATGTTAAAGATTCAATCTTTCTATTGGATTCGAAGTCTAAAGGGGGAGTGGAGGTTTGGGTGAATATGGAGAAGGAAGATATGGATTTGTTTGTGCGCAATCTTTTAATGTTTTCGTTGTTATCTTGA
- the LOC124920418 gene encoding aarF domain-containing protein kinase 1: MSPLDFQEFQEKLSTHLRPWHRSFQFWVRATNIYTGYKAFQLRVSFVKDVKRQELMWERQHELAADKIYDLCYDLGGFFLKIAQIVGKPDLAPAAWVRKLVTLCDQAPATAPEIVRVMIEKELGRSVDELFERFDDIPLGSASIAQVHRARLRGDKQDIVVKVQHPGIQDIMMTDIRNLQAFALYMQKTDIKFDLFSVTKEMETQIGYEFDFNREADAMQKIKAFLHRNNKRTPVFVPRVLPDLVTRRVLVMEYIDGIPILKLGDEMARRGIDPKGKLATAAKQNILESLTLVYGQMILKSGFFHADPHPGNILICKGSQVALLDYGQVKDLPENLRLGYANLVLALADNDQIKASDSFRELGIGTLTMCEDEQKELFKLAQTMFDTKLPPGVTMLQPFAEGSSIKKIGVKAFPEELFSVLRTVHLLRGLSVGMGLNYSCAEQWRPIAEEALYLAGRLNGKDLKSRTIRRGLIKRTIGRLVGFQ; this comes from the exons TCAAGAGAAGCTTTCAACCCATCTCAGACCATGGCATCGTTCTTTTCAGTTCTGGGTTCGAGCTACCAATATCTATACCGGTTACAAG GCGTTTCAGCTTCGAGTGAGTTTTGTGAAGGATGTGAAAAGGCAAGAGTTAATGTGGGAGAGGCAACATGAACTTGCTGCTGATAAGATATATGATTTGTGTTATGATCTTGGTGGGTTCTTTCTCAAG ATTGCGCAAATTGTTGGAAAGCCTGACTTAGCTCCGGCTGCATGGGTTAGAAAGCTAGTCACGCTGTGTGATCAAGCTCCAGCAACTGCTCCTGAAATCGTTCGAGTTATGATTGAAAAGGAGTTAGGTCGAAGTGTTGATGAATTGTTTGAAAGGTTTGATGATATCCCTCTTGGTTCTGCCTCAATTGCACAG GTGCACCGAGCAAGACTTAGAGGTGATAAACAAGATATAGTTGTTAAG GTGCAGCATCCCGGAATTCAGGATATCATGATGACAGACATACGCAATCTGCAAGCTTTCGCGCTATATATGCAGAAGACAGATATCAAATTTGATCTCTTTTCTGTAACAAAGGAAATGGAAACACAG ATTGGgtatgaatttgatttcaataGGGAAGCTGATGCTATGCAAAAAATAAAAGCTTTTCTGCATCGGAACAACAAGAGAACTCCTGTTTTCGTGCCCCGAGTATTGCCAGACCTTGTCACAAG GAGGGTTTTAGTAATGGAATATATCGATGGCATACCAATATTGAAGCTTGGAGATGAGATGGCTAGAAGAGGAATAGATCCCAAAGGCAAACTCGCGACAGCAGCAAAACA GAACATTCTTGAAAGTTTGACACTTGTATATGGGCAAATGATTCTGAAGAGTGGTTTCTTCCATGCAGATCCTCATCCTGGAAATATTCTAATCTGTAAAGGCTCCCAG GTGGCTTTGCTAGATTATGGACAAGTGAAAGACCTTCCAGAAAATTTAAGACTTGGATATGCTAATCTTGTTCTTGCTTTGGCTGATAATGATCAGATAAAGGCTTCAGACAGTTTCAG gGAACTTGGAATAGGTACATTAACAATGTGTGAAGATGAACAAAAGGAGTTGTTTAAATTGGCGCAAACAATGTTCGATACCAAGCTACCTCCTGGAGTTACGATGTTGCAGCCCTTCGCCGAAGGATCTTCCATTAAAAAAATCGGAGTTAAG GCTTTTCCGGAGGAATTGTTCTCAGTTCTTCGGACAGTACATTTGTTGAGAGGACTTAGTGTTGGTATGGGATTGAACTATTCGTGTGCAGAACAATGGAGGCCGATTGCAGAAGAAGCTCTATATCTTGCCGGTAGACTAAATG GGAAGGATTTAAAGTCTAGAACGATTAGACGAGGTTTGATTAAAAGAACCATTGGGAGATTGGTTGGGTTTCAGTAG
- the LOC124918410 gene encoding uncharacterized protein LOC124918410, translating to MLGRVRPSSFTLECLELERAPSKSVKDDSLSVYEATILKLRQGSKRDLASTSDHVTDETNDDSSIPANMLSSSITSMEIVTSDISTSCLTNSNSGISNENNKKTSIAYMFARYNKSCQQSRSVVVVEDLMMVESSCSSGSSCSSPDDTLAFDSCPQPEKK from the exons atgctggGAAGGGTGAGACCATCTTCGTTCACACTGGAGTGTTTGGAGCTGGAAAGAGCACCATCAAAGTCAGTCAAAGACGATTCTCTCTCCGTCTACG AAGCAACAATTCTGAAACTCAGGCAAGGCTCTAAACGGGATCTAGCTTCAACATCTGATCATGTGACAGACGAAACTAATGATGACAGTTCCATACCTGCAAACATGTTATCGAGTTCCATTACATCAATGGAAATAGTAACATCTGATATAAGTACATCATGTTTGACTAATTCGAACTCTGGCATCTCAAATGAGAACAACAAGAAGACATCTATTGCTTACATGTTTGCCAGATACAATAAGAGTTGTCAACAATCTCGGAGCGTGGTGGTCGTTGAGGATTTAATGATGGTCGAGAGTAGCTGTTCGTCTGGCAGCAGCTGTTCGAGTCCAGATGATACATTAGCGTTTGATTCATGTCCACAACCCGAAAAGAAGTAA